Within the Candidatus Culexarchaeum yellowstonense genome, the region AGATTCATCCACATCATAACAGATAACCTTAAACCCCCTTGAAGCTAGGCATGATGCAGTCGTTAAACCCACATAGCCTAATCCGAAGAATGATATCCCCCTAACCATTTAATTGCCTCCTAAACCATTCTATCGTGTACTTCAATCCATCCTCTAAGCTGATTTTTGGCTCCCAGTTTAGTAGTTTTCTGGCTTTACTTATGTCTGGGCATCTCCTCCTAGGATCGTCTGGTCTAGCTTCTGTGAAGACTATTTTTGAGGATGAGCCTGTCAACCTTATTATCATCTTCGCAAGATCAATTATTTTCACTTCATTTTGGCATCCAATATTCACAACCTCACCCCTCACACCATCATTTACAAGCATCTTGATTAATGCGTTGACTGTGTCTGTTACGTATGTGAAGCTTCTCGTCTGCATTCCATCACCATGAATTGTTATAGGCTCATTCCTCAAAGCTTGCATTATGAATCTTGGGATAACCCTAGCATACCTGGATTCAGGGTCTAATCTTGGGCCATATGAATTGAATATCCTTGCAACTCTAACGTCAACGCCATACTGCATATAATAAGCCATACATAAAGCTTCACCAAACCTCTTAGACTCATCATAACAGCTCCTCAAGCCAATTGGGTTAACTCTACCCCAATACTCCTCGGGTGTGGGTATGATTTCAGCGTCACCATAAACCTCGGAGGTAGACATGTATAGCACTATTGAGCCTTTCCTTGCAGCTTCAAGGCAATTCAACAATCCAAGGCTGTTTGGAAGCATAGTGTCTACGGGCCTCCTCATGTAATCGTCTGGTGATGGTAGACTTGCACCATGAACAATGAAATCAAACCCATCCGGATGATACTCTGAGATATCGGCTTTAATGAATTTGAAGTTCCCATATCTTTTCAAGTGCATTATATTCTCAACCCTACCAGTTGATAGGTTGTCTAGGCATGATACATTGGCTCCAAGCATTATGAGTGCTTCACAGAGCCAGCTACCTAGGAATCCTGCACCCCCCGTTACAAGTATCCTCCTACCCCTAAACAAATCCCCACTAAACTGGCTTACAATTAGTTCAATGCTCATTTCCCCTCACCCAAAGAATATTCATGGGAAAGCTTTATAGCCTCCCAATAAGTTTCAGGCGTACCAATATCAAGCCTAAGCTCATCAGAATTAAGTTTAACAGCCACAACCCTACGACCACGATCTATAAGACCTTGAATTGCATCAGTAAGCTGAATCTCGCCACCAACACCAGGGCTAAGCCCCTCCAAAACATCAAAAACCTCAGACCTAAAAATATAGAATGGCATTATAGCGAGATTCGATGGAGGCACCATAGGCTTCTCAACAACCCTCAAAACATTGAAAACATCGCCAGAACCCTCCACAACAGCCACACCATAACCCCTAGGATTAGAAACCTCCTGCAAAAGCAGAACAGCTGAAACATCCTCGGAAAATGCATCAACCATCCTCCTAATAAATGAATTACCCTCAGAAATAATATACGTATCACCAGCACAAACCATGAAAGGCTCACCCCCAACGAAAAACCTAGCCACAAGAACAGCATGACCAAAACCCCTAGGCTCAGGCTGATTAATAAAAGCAATCCTAGAATCCTCAACCATACGATAAAACCTACCAAGCTCACCAGCCAAACCACTCTTACCCCTATCATTAAGCCTCCTAACAAAATCCCAATCAGGCGTAAAATGATCCTCAACACTCCTCTTACCACGACCAACAACAAAACAAAAATCCCTAAAACCAAAACAATACAACTGCTCAAACAAAGCTTGAAGAAGAGGCTTCAAAACAGCCCCCTCCACACCCCTAACAAAAATCGGCAACATCTCCTTAGGGAGCTCCTTACTCATAGGCAAAAGCCTAGTACCAAGACCAGCAGCAGTAACAACAACCTTCCTAATCAATTACATCACATTAAATGAAAATAAATTTCTTCAGAATTTAAGCCTTCTGAACAGTGTTGGCTATATTAAATTGTGTTTTACTATTTGAATGTTAGATTATTTTAATGCCTTGAAGACACTTAATACATACTACACTTATGTAGTACATTTTTATGTCTGCAAACATTTTCCATTGCATATCGCTTAATATCCTTTCAAACTTTGTGAGCAGTACTCTTTTACAGTACGTTTTAGACCCTCCTCCAAATTTACCCTTGGCTCCCAATTCAATGCTCTTCTAGCTCTTCTTATATCAGCAATGAATTTATCTACTTCCCCTTTCCTCTTCTCTTTAATTATGATTCCCAATTCTTTACCAGTTACCTTTTTAATTAAGTTGGCAAGCTCCACTATACTTACGCCCACACCTGACCCTATGTTTAGCGTTTGATTCTCATCGGAATCCATTGTAGCAATGAAAGCGTTTACAACATCATCTATATAAACAAAGTCCAATATTTTATCAGCACCATATACGATTAGGTTATTCCCTCTTAAAGCATTTTCAATGAAAATTGGAATTACTCTATCAAAATCTCTTGAGCCATAAACGTTAGCTAATCTTAAATTGACATAACTTAATCCATAACTTTTTGCATAAGCTTCTATTATCTTTTCCCCAGAAACTTTTGAAGCGCCATATGGATTTTCAGGATTCAAAGGATGAGATTCATCAACTGGTAAATACTTGGGAGTTCCATAAACTTCACGAGAAGAGGAGAAAATTAGCTTCCTATGATACTTAGAGCAAAGCCTTGCTATAATTTCCGTTCCCTCAACATTAATTTTAAAGCACAACTCTGGATTTTCAATACTCGGAATTACCCTTGATAAGGAAGCCAAATGAAAGATAACTTCCGAATTTTTAATAACTTCTTCCATTAGCTCATAGTTTCTCACATCACCCTCAACAAATTTTATTTTATCTAATACTTTTGATAAATTATTTAGAGTTCCTCTAAGCAAGTTATCAACTACAATCACACTGCAACCTTCCTCAACAAGCCTTTCTACCAAGTGACTCCCAATGAATCCTGCTCCACCTGTAACTAGTATACTGCCCATCTCAAACACTCCCACATATTCAAATAACTAAAACTACCAGTTCTCCCTATCACCTTTAAATTCTTAAAAGAATTCAATTTACTAAAAACCCTTTCAAGTTCCTTTTTATAACCAACAGTATAAACTGGATATGCATAAGCATACTTTTCTAGCCCCAAAACCTCTGGCTCTTGATTCTTCTTTACGATATTTAAATCTATAAGTTGCTCAATAACTTTATCTCCCAAGTATCTATCCCTCCAGTTAATGTCATTCTCAAAACTCGTTACTTCAACGCAAAGAGACGTGTAACCATTTGGAGAATTATACTCACTATAGTAAAGTGGTTCATAGATTCTACCAAAAATAATATCACTGTCATGAAAGTATATCCAAGAATAATTAAACATCCTATCCCCCTTTAACTTTATAAAAATACAGATATCACCCCGATAAATTAAATCATTTTCTATCCCAAGCATCCTACAAAGAACCGTTAAAGGGATCGTTGAAACTACTAATTTCCCCCTAGTTTCCATTTCAATCTCTTCCCCATTTCTCTCCACAATTACCCTACTTATCTCATCTCCATCACACTCCAACCTTACTACATTCGAATTTGTTAAAATAGAACCCCCCAAAGCCTCAACTTTCTCCTTTAATCTCCTAACAATTTCAAATATTCCTCCCCTCCTAGGATAAATTTCCTCAGAAGGCCTCTCAAAATTAGTCGTTATATGACCATAAGATTTCTCACCACCTATAACAAGATTCTTCGGAGCTATATCAGAAGAAAGATTCTTAGGATCAACACCCCACCATTTCCTACTATACTCCCCAAAAAACTCCCAATACAAAGTTTCCCCAACCTGCGAAACTATACAACTCTCAAAATTATCCAAACTCAACACCCTATTAGAATTCTCCAAATCTCTCTTCACCCTTTCCCTCACCCCCTCCGGCAATTTCTCTATATTCCCATAAGTTATCACAGGTATCACATTATCAAAAAATATTCCACCCCTAAATATACAAGGATTCGATGAAACACTATGATAGTTGCCGCAAAGGAGCTCCTTAACAAAATTCAAAATTATCCTATCCTTACTTCTAAAAATATGAGGACCAAAATCGAATAAAAAACCATTAAAATCAAAATTTTTCATTAATCCTCCTATTCTATCATTTTTTTCTAAAATAATTATAGAGTCCCCTTTCTGAACATTAGCATATGCATAACTAAGGCCTGATAGCCCAGCGCCTAGGATAATTGTAGAGAAAATATTCTTTTGCATTTGTAAATTGCTCGAACTTTTAACAGGATTTTCTTTTTTACTTTTTTAATTGATGTAAAATTTTAAATTTTCAAGTCAATGGACAGATTAAAAGGAAACAACAAAGAATAAATAAGACGGTAAATTCATTTTTAATTGAACGTCTGCATTCCTTATTTTTGAAGGTTATTCTCAACAACGTCGCGTATAAATACTACAATGTATTTATTTTTCCAAAGAATATAAGGTATTTCATATGTATCAACAATTTGTTTAATTTTATTTATAAAATCAAAATTGTGAATTATTAATACATCTACTTTTATTCCATTAAAACACGCTAAGAAACTTTTCTTCGTATGATTTGATTGTAATATGTTTGTAATAAACTGTTCGCCTCCTACAATTTTACGTGGATATAAACGAGAGATAGCTAACCATGTAAATGATCTACTTCTATCTGGAGAATAATAACCATTGTATTCCGTTGTTATAAATTGTTGATAAGTACTCTCCCAAATAAGACCTGTATATGACTTTATCCATGGTTTTTCGTTAGAAACTTTAGTTATCGCTTCTTCAAATGTAAGGGTATTCATATCATCAATCATAATTGTAGTGTTAAAAGGTAATTTTTCATCGAGATAATCCAATAAGGAAATGTAATCTTGATCGATGTTGTATCCATGATACGTATGAAAAAGTTCGCCAGAAGTGTATAATCCATAATAATTTATTAGAAGTTGCATACTAATAATTGCATAGAAGAGAATCAGTAAAAATTTTTTACAGTTGATTCTATAATTGATTTTTCCCATAAAGCTTATTTTTAAATTTATTTTTAACGAGAGGAGAAAGGCTAGTAAGGTTGGAATTAAAATAGCAAAATTAAATTGTGTATGAATTAGCATTCTTTTTCTATCATATATTAATTCTGAAAGTGTAGAGAAAGGTTCCAAAATATCGAAATAATATGCAAATTGTAATACTGTCAAAACAGAAATTAAGTGATATATTTTATAAGTATTTCTTTTTAATGAAAAAATAATTGAAATTACGCCAAGTACGAAAGGAATAACGCCATAGATATATGCTAAATTCCATCCAGACCATGCACTCCAAAGTGGAATGATAACATCATTAATAAAATTAATTTCTTCAGGTTTAATATTGAAAAATTGTATTTTGACACCAGCTTCAGGAACTAACCCGATTTTCCATAATATTGTGGATATGCTGATAAAGCACCAATAAGGTAATGTTAATGAAAAGAACAATATAATAAATCGTATTGATTCATAAACTTTTCTTTTGCAGCTCATCTTACTAAATATTTGCATTAACGTATATGGAAATAATGAGTACATTATCGCTACTGGTGGATGGATAAGCCATGATGCAGCAACTATGATTAAAAATTCATTTAAGGATTTTCTTTCATTTTTCTCAATAAAGTCATTTAAGCATACTAAAGAATATATGCCAAATAATTCAGCAATGCCATTCGCTAAAGTCATTTTTCTAAACCATATCCATATTCTAGCTGCCCCTAATAAAATAAATGTGGAAAATGCAACAATTCTATTCTTAAAAATGTTTAATGTCAGAATGTAAACACATAATACCGTAACTACTGTTAATAAAGGGCCTGTTATCCGAACTATCAAGAATGAATAAGTAGGCTCTAACATGGATAATGAAGAAATGAAATATTCTAACCCAAGCGGATAAGACATAGCATATCCTAAAGAAGCCTCGTTTATTTCATTGACAAAGGTACCCATAGAAATTATATACCTAACTTTTAAATGATTAAATATGGGATCCGACGGATAAATACCATTATCAAAAATTAGGAAAGCAATAAAAGGAAAAGTAGCTATAAAAAGACCACTTGCAATAATCAGTAAATTTATGCACTTTTTAGTTAAATTACTTAGACTTATGCTTTTAAAAAACAATTTATTTGAAAAGTTAGGAAAACTCTTTTTCTTATATACTATTATTAACCCTATGAGTATTACCATAAAATTTGAAAAAAAGAGTTCTACAAATCCTATTTTTACAAAAATGTCTAAAAGGTAGCTTATTATGATATTGATGTAGATGCCAATACAAAGGGAAGAAATAAATCTTCTTAATGGAAGTAGATCAACATTTACTATTAATGAAAAAATATAACCCGGACCAAAAATCAAAAATGTTGACCACATTAGCAAAACAATGATGTTAATCATAACTATATTCATTAACTCTTCTTCTTATTTAGATACACGCCTGATGTAACCTACTGACAAATACGGAGGCTTTAGTAACCTAAAAATGTTTAAACTTTTCTCAGAATATAAACTATATAAATTCCTAATATACTTTCTCTTCTGTATCAAATATCCTATATTAGTAAGAATGTCTTTTGATGCAAATAAAGATTTAAGTAAACACCGTGCTGAAATTACGTCATTGAAAATAAACATACGAATCATTGATACAGTTATGAACGTAATAATGTAAAATAAAACCGATTTGATCAAAAGAAATAATGGAAAATGACAAATTATTGTTGCTATTCTGTTTCTGAATTCATAATAGAAATATTTGTCAGGTGTTCTTTTAGCTGGTCCTTTATGTTTAACTAAGGATCTTGTAGCAATAACATTTTTTAAACCAATGGCATTAAGCTTGAATCCAAAATCTACTTCATCATAAGCGATATGATACCAAGGATCCAAAATTATAGGAGTACCAAGAACATTACGTTTAAAAATTACGAAAAATATTATCGGAAAAGGGACTTCTATGTATTGTTCTTGTATTTTATCTACTAGTATAGGCTTTCTTTGAAAATTTAACATAATATCAGCTTCATGTAAATATCCTATTCTGGAATCCCTCCATTCTATCCATAGAGCTTGTACACTACCTATTTTTTCATCGTTCTCAATAACTTTTAAAGCTTCAATTATAGCATTTTCATGAATTATTATGTCATCATCAATTTTAAGTATGTACTTTCCTCTAGCTATACTAGTACCAAGATTTACTGCATAGGAGTGATTATTAATCTTATTATGAATTACTTTAATCAAAAAATCCTTACTATAAGTCTGCTTAAATTGATCAAGAAAAACTGGTGTTTCGTCAGAAGATGCGTTATCAATTATTATTATTTCGGTAGAACGTTGAAGTTTATATAGGGCCCTTATTAAACTATATAAAGTCTTTTTTAAGAGTTCTGCATTATTATGAGTAACTAAAATAACGCTAAGATAAGTCATTGGCTGTTCATCTGCTATTTCCTGTTTTCATTTTTAGTTTTTAATTTACATAAACTTTACTGCTAATTTATAAGTTGGTTATATAGTATTAATAACTTTTTCTTCATAAAATCCCAGCTGTATTTTTGTTCATATGCTCGTCGTCCATTTCTTCCAAGTTCTTCCCTAAGCAGAGGATTGTCTCTTAATTGAATAATTGCTCTTCGTACATCTTCATCATTATATTTTACTACCAGACCACATTTCTCTTTTCGTACAATGTTAGCCATAGCCGTTTCATCACTTACTATTATTGGCTTTGCGCACATCATAGCCTCAAATAATTTATTAGGTGAAGCATATATATTGTTGGGAACTTGCGGGTCGTATAATGCAACTATACAATCACTTGAAAAAGTTAATCTTAATACAGTATCATAGGGAATTCTACCTATATATTGAACATTATGCTTCCCTCTGAGTATACTAGGAAGCTTTTTTCCTAGTTCACCAAAGCCAGCAATTACAAGTTTAACATCGTTTAAGTCTTGAATGGCTTTAATTAAAATATCTAGTCCACGATCCCTTGCAAGTATGCCTGCATAAAAAATAGTAAATTTTGTGTTAGAAGAGGTCAAATAAGTGTTCGTTTTCAATTCATTATAAATGTCAATAGGAGAATTATATATTATCCAGGCTTTAGAACCTACTTGTTTTATCCTTGTTTCATCCGCTATAATAAGGGCATCTGCATTTTTCATCAATGTTTTTTCCAACCATGATATTATCTTCCTTAATAGCATCATGTTATGTGGAATGAATGCATCAGCATAAAAATCTGCAATATCATAAACTATCTTGAATCGTTTTATACGACGTGCCAACCACACAGGAAGCATATTGTCTAGATTCTGTGGCTGAATAATAGTAAACTTTTTCATAGTGATGAACAGAAAAATATAAAGTTGCCAAATTGGTAACTTAAAAATAAGTCTTAAACCGTACGGTGCTCTTAATCGCATACGTTGAACACAAATATTCTTGGCATAATCAATAGTTGGCAAGATAGAGTCCCTATCCCATTCCAATATTGTTACCTTAAATCCATTACTTGCTAAAGTTGAAGCCATTTTCCAAACTCGAGGACACTGAGCATAGCTAGCTATAAAAAGAACACGTTTATTATTTGGCAAATAGTTCTTCATATATTGATTCATACTTTTTCACTATTGTTTTCCATGAAAAATTATCCATCACATGTTTTTTTGCATTTTCACCCATTTCTTTAGCTAGGTTCTGGTTCAATATGAGATGTTTAGCATACTCTACATACTGATTATAATCTTCTCCATTCACTAAAAAGCCTGTTTTACCATTAATAACTATATATGGTATTCCATGAATATTTGTTGCAATAATCGGGAGCCCAAATGCTGCTGCTTCTAAAAGTACGGTAGGCAACCCCTCAGAAATTGAAGGTAGTATGAATATGTCAGCAATATGATAGCATTCAAATTTTTCTTTTGATGAAACATAACCTGTGAACTTGATGTAGCGATTTATGGGGCGAGCCATATTCTCTAATTTAATGCGCTGTGGACCATCCCCCACAATCAAACCTTTGACCTTCATATTCTTTTCAAGTAATTTCTTAATTACTCTAATGATTATCTCAACACGTTTTACTTTAACTAGACGTCCTACATAGAGAATTACTTTTTCTTTTTCATCAATTCCATACTTCCCCCTAATTTTTTCAGCGTCGAAATGTTTCTGTATATCAAAAATTTTTTCAACATCTATTCCATTAGGTATTATTTCTATTTTTTCCCTAGGTAATCCCAGTTTCTCTGCTTGTTCAGCGAGTTTAGGATATAATAGTATAATTTTGTCATAATTCTTAAGGATTTTTCTTCCTAAAGTGTAAGTATAAGCACTAGATATAAGATCTATTAATAACGATCCAAAAGAATAATTCCCAACGTTCATAAGACCTAATATTGCATCATTCACAATTACCGTTGAGATGTTACCGTATTTTTGCTTAATATATATGGGAAGAATAGATGTTAAGTACTCATAATCACAAACATGAATTAAATCAACTTTATTGAGTTGTACCATGTCATACGCTTCTTTTATCCATTTCTTAAAAATTGGTATAGTAATTGTTAAATCAGAAAAACGCATAAAGAAGGATGGAACCTGTTTTACGAATATATTTTCACGTAAATAAAAGTTGCTACACTTTTTGATTTTATCTGAGGGTTGTAAAATTGTTATGTTATACTTCTTAGGAAGATTTTCAGCTAATCCATATATTTCTGGTCTTCGACTTTTAGATGGATTAATGAAACATAGGTTCATTTCTCATGTTCCCTTGGTGTTTTTAAGAGTTCTCCCGTTATACTACGTTTTCCTTTTAAAACATCTATGAATAAACTTAAGGATGTCCATAAAGCTCCAATAGTTGGAGCTAGGTCGTTGGTGGATATAATGTCATCTGCAACTGAAAATGATGTTATGAAATCTTTTATGGGAGAAAAACTTCTATGCGTATTAATAATAGATGAGTAAAGCCACAAAATATCTCCTGGTAATAACCATCTTTGTTTCACACCTAATTTATAACTTGGAAGTTTAAAGTTTTCTTTTTCAATTAAGCATTTATACAATAGATATGGGAAATCTACTCCTGCACTTATTGCTAATGGTAAAGATCCCCAGAATCTACCGTTAATTTCCATGAGGTTTACGTTTCCATTTTTCTCGTTCAACTTGAATTCTACCATCGCAACTCCTTGCCATCTCATTTCCTTTAGTAGCTTTATTGAATGTTCTGCTAGCCTTTTATTCCATACGCTGGCTCTTAATGTACTGGCTCCACCAGTAACTGGATATTCATGCAATCTTTTATGCATGAATAACGCGACCAAACTAGAGGTATTATCCATTAACATTTCCACACCATATCCCGCTCCCTGCACGTATTCTTGTACTAGAAAAAAGTCAGGAGGCACAATACCCTTAAGTTTATTCATTAAACTTTCATATTTAGATAGAAGGTCCTCCTTGTTATATGCATAGTTAACTGACGTGACTTTCGTTATAACTGCTTTTCCATTACTCCAGAAGACTTTCATCCTAGGTTTAATAACTACTGGATAGTTAAGTTCGTCAGCTATTTCTCTCAAAGTTTTTATATCATCTATTAGAAAGGTTTTAGGATGTGGCACCCCACATTTCTTTGCAATGCTAATTGTTTGGAATTTATCGTAAGCTCTCATCGCAACTTCATAGGGGGGTGCTGCCACCTTAACATATTGTTCGAATTCCTCTTTTTTTTCGAGAATTGGTATCATGGTGAAGTCGGTTATTGGTATTAGTAAGTCTAATTTTGTGTTTTTCACCAAGCGTAGTAATGATTTAACGAATTTCTCTTTATCTTCTGTCGGTGAAGGGTAGATCACTTTTTGAGTGCAATATTTTGATAGGAATCCAGCATTAAATCTTGTGGTATCGGCAGCCAATACCTTTATGCCTCTTCTACCTAGAGACCTAATGACTGCCAATGCAGTTCTTTCAGATGCATCGGTAACTAAAACAAAGCCCATTACTTCAGAGCATCCTTAATGTATGTGGAGAAATTTGTGAATTTGAATTCGCTCAGCAAAGACGCTAGTTTTTGCTTTGCTTTATTCAAGTTATGGTAAACTTGAAATCTTCCTAAAATTCCTGCATTAATTTTAGGAGTTTTCTCGTCGAGTTCCCAGTTATGTATGTAAATGACTGCTGGAAATCCTTTATTATTAATCTTCTTAATCCCCCTTTTTATTAGACCCAGGTTCCATAAACGTAACCAAAATCCCCCAGCTATAGGAACTTTAATAAGTCTAAATAGCTTGTATACTGCTAAGGGAAACTCTATTATTGGACATGTTTCATCTTCTTTTATTATATTTGTTAAAGATGGATGATATGGATGCATTGGAGCCTTATATGTACCATACAATGGTGTCCACGTTGGGAATATGCTTGAGTCATATTTGAAGCCTTCATCATACAATATTTTTAGAGCCCACATCGTCTCATTATTTAAAGAGAATGATGGCGCTCGGAAACCTATGGTATGAGGGTGAAGTTTCTTAAAAGCTCTAACTTCCTTTCTGAATTGCTCAGGCGTTAATCTCCATAACGGTTCATGTATCCATCCATGGAAAGATACTTCATGTCCTTTCTCTAATATCATGTTGATTACCTCTGGGAATTTCTCAGCAATTTCTCCAACTATGAAAAACGTTGCCTTTATGTTATATTCTTCCAAGATCTCTAATATGAGCGGGATATTACTTGGGGTCCTGTAATATAAACTATGTCCGCGTTGCCGTACATATTCGCCATGGAATACTTCCTCAACATCTATTGATAGTATATTTTCTACCAATGCTTAATCTGTTCTTTTCATATTCTAACCTGTCTTTTTCCTAACCAGTAACTCATAGAATACTACCTGTAAGTTTCTTTCAAAATACATTTTTGATGATTAAAATCATAGTTTCGGTTTCTTTCTTCAGTCATTTGTGTTTAATTTCATTTATAATGTTTATTATTCTATTGGAGGCTTTGCCATCGCCAAATGGGTTCTCCCAATCCCTCTTCGCATTAATCATTATTTTTGCTTTCTCAAGTATCTTCTTTGGCTCTGTTCCTGCAAGTACATTTGCACCAACCTCCAAGGTTTCAGGTCTCTCAGTATTATATCTTAATGTTATGCATGGAACTCTTAGTATGCATGCTTCCTCTTGTACGCCTCCTGAATCTGTGAATATCATTTTAGCTTTACTTTCAAGTTTCAGGAAACTCAGGTAATCTAGTGGTTCTATTAGATTTAACCCCTCCACGTCGATGCCATACTCTTTAATCCTCTTCAATGTTCTCGGATGAATTGGGTATATTATTGGCATGTTGAAGTATTCCCTTACCAATTTTAAACCTTCAATTATATTTCTAAGCCTCATGGGATTATCCGTATTCTCCTGCCTATGGACTGTTACGAGGAAGTAGTCATCGTCTGCGAATGGAACGTTCACAGTTTCAGCTAGTTTTAGGTTTTGGTATACTGCATCCACAATTGTGTTTCCAGTCACATGTATCTTTTCCTCTGGGATTCCTTCTCTAAG harbors:
- a CDS encoding SDR family oxidoreductase; amino-acid sequence: MSIELIVSQFSGDLFRGRRILVTGGAGFLGSWLCEALIMLGANVSCLDNLSTGRVENIMHLKRYGNFKFIKADISEYHPDGFDFIVHGASLPSPDDYMRRPVDTMLPNSLGLLNCLEAARKGSIVLYMSTSEVYGDAEIIPTPEEYWGRVNPIGLRSCYDESKRFGEALCMAYYMQYGVDVRVARIFNSYGPRLDPESRYARVIPRFIMQALRNEPITIHGDGMQTRSFTYVTDTVNALIKMLVNDGVRGEVVNIGCQNEVKIIDLAKMIIRLTGSSSKIVFTEARPDDPRRRCPDISKARKLLNWEPKISLEDGLKYTIEWFRRQLNG
- a CDS encoding sugar phosphate nucleotidyltransferase — its product is MIRKVVVTAAGLGTRLLPMSKELPKEMLPIFVRGVEGAVLKPLLQALFEQLYCFGFRDFCFVVGRGKRSVEDHFTPDWDFVRRLNDRGKSGLAGELGRFYRMVEDSRIAFINQPEPRGFGHAVLVARFFVGGEPFMVCAGDTYIISEGNSFIRRMVDAFSEDVSAVLLLQEVSNPRGYGVAVVEGSGDVFNVLRVVEKPMVPPSNLAIMPFYIFRSEVFDVLEGLSPGVGGEIQLTDAIQGLIDRGRRVVAVKLNSDELRLDIGTPETYWEAIKLSHEYSLGEGK
- a CDS encoding SDR family NAD(P)-dependent oxidoreductase, giving the protein MGSILVTGGAGFIGSHLVERLVEEGCSVIVVDNLLRGTLNNLSKVLDKIKFVEGDVRNYELMEEVIKNSEVIFHLASLSRVIPSIENPELCFKINVEGTEIIARLCSKYHRKLIFSSSREVYGTPKYLPVDESHPLNPENPYGASKVSGEKIIEAYAKSYGLSYVNLRLANVYGSRDFDRVIPIFIENALRGNNLIVYGADKILDFVYIDDVVNAFIATMDSDENQTLNIGSGVGVSIVELANLIKKVTGKELGIIIKEKRKGEVDKFIADIRRARRALNWEPRVNLEEGLKRTVKEYCSQSLKGY
- a CDS encoding FAD-dependent oxidoreductase, with product MQKNIFSTIILGAGLSGLSYAYANVQKGDSIIILEKNDRIGGLMKNFDFNGFLFDFGPHIFRSKDRIILNFVKELLCGNYHSVSSNPCIFRGGIFFDNVIPVITYGNIEKLPEGVRERVKRDLENSNRVLSLDNFESCIVSQVGETLYWEFFGEYSRKWWGVDPKNLSSDIAPKNLVIGGEKSYGHITTNFERPSEEIYPRRGGIFEIVRRLKEKVEALGGSILTNSNVVRLECDGDEISRVIVERNGEEIEMETRGKLVVSTIPLTVLCRMLGIENDLIYRGDICIFIKLKGDRMFNYSWIYFHDSDIIFGRIYEPLYYSEYNSPNGYTSLCVEVTSFENDINWRDRYLGDKVIEQLIDLNIVKKNQEPEVLGLEKYAYAYPVYTVGYKKELERVFSKLNSFKNLKVIGRTGSFSYLNMWECLRWAVY
- a CDS encoding glycosyltransferase, whose protein sequence is MTYLSVILVTHNNAELLKKTLYSLIRALYKLQRSTEIIIIDNASSDETPVFLDQFKQTYSKDFLIKVIHNKINNHSYAVNLGTSIARGKYILKIDDDIIIHENAIIEALKVIENDEKIGSVQALWIEWRDSRIGYLHEADIMLNFQRKPILVDKIQEQYIEVPFPIIFFVIFKRNVLGTPIILDPWYHIAYDEVDFGFKLNAIGLKNVIATRSLVKHKGPAKRTPDKYFYYEFRNRIATIICHFPLFLLIKSVLFYIITFITVSMIRMFIFNDVISARCLLKSLFASKDILTNIGYLIQKRKYIRNLYSLYSEKSLNIFRLLKPPYLSVGYIRRVSK
- a CDS encoding glycosyltransferase family 4 protein, yielding MNQYMKNYLPNNKRVLFIASYAQCPRVWKMASTLASNGFKVTILEWDRDSILPTIDYAKNICVQRMRLRAPYGLRLIFKLPIWQLYIFLFITMKKFTIIQPQNLDNMLPVWLARRIKRFKIVYDIADFYADAFIPHNMMLLRKIISWLEKTLMKNADALIIADETRIKQVGSKAWIIYNSPIDIYNELKTNTYLTSSNTKFTIFYAGILARDRGLDILIKAIQDLNDVKLVIAGFGELGKKLPSILRGKHNVQYIGRIPYDTVLRLTFSSDCIVALYDPQVPNNIYASPNKLFEAMMCAKPIIVSDETAMANIVRKEKCGLVVKYNDEDVRRAIIQLRDNPLLREELGRNGRRAYEQKYSWDFMKKKLLILYNQLIN
- a CDS encoding glycosyltransferase family 4 protein → MNLCFINPSKSRRPEIYGLAENLPKKYNITILQPSDKIKKCSNFYLRENIFVKQVPSFFMRFSDLTITIPIFKKWIKEAYDMVQLNKVDLIHVCDYEYLTSILPIYIKQKYGNISTVIVNDAILGLMNVGNYSFGSLLIDLISSAYTYTLGRKILKNYDKIILLYPKLAEQAEKLGLPREKIEIIPNGIDVEKIFDIQKHFDAEKIRGKYGIDEKEKVILYVGRLVKVKRVEIIIRVIKKLLEKNMKVKGLIVGDGPQRIKLENMARPINRYIKFTGYVSSKEKFECYHIADIFILPSISEGLPTVLLEAAAFGLPIIATNIHGIPYIVINGKTGFLVNGEDYNQYVEYAKHLILNQNLAKEMGENAKKHVMDNFSWKTIVKKYESIYEELFAK
- a CDS encoding ATP-grasp domain-containing protein encodes the protein MGFVLVTDASERTALAVIRSLGRRGIKVLAADTTRFNAGFLSKYCTQKVIYPSPTEDKEKFVKSLLRLVKNTKLDLLIPITDFTMIPILEKKEEFEQYVKVAAPPYEVAMRAYDKFQTISIAKKCGVPHPKTFLIDDIKTLREIADELNYPVVIKPRMKVFWSNGKAVITKVTSVNYAYNKEDLLSKYESLMNKLKGIVPPDFFLVQEYVQGAGYGVEMLMDNTSSLVALFMHKRLHEYPVTGGASTLRASVWNKRLAEHSIKLLKEMRWQGVAMVEFKLNEKNGNVNLMEINGRFWGSLPLAISAGVDFPYLLYKCLIEKENFKLPSYKLGVKQRWLLPGDILWLYSSIINTHRSFSPIKDFITSFSVADDIISTNDLAPTIGALWTSLSLFIDVLKGKRSITGELLKTPREHEK